A single genomic interval of Bacillus smithii harbors:
- a CDS encoding GntR family transcriptional regulator, producing the protein MTKKYERITRDIREKILSEEYKIKEKLPTESELMEIYQVSRFTVRRAIDELEKDNLVYRIQGGGIFVNDWKRQPKSSDKNKTIGLITTHISDYIFPNIISGIDEYISKSGHSILIANTKNNSEKERKSLTNLLSNNLSGLIIEPTKSALNNTNKSIYENIKSMGIPMLFINAVYDDFDTPYLIMDDVKVGEMVTNYLFSQGHEHIVGIFKVDDKQGIQRMNGFIKAYQEHPSISNMGDILMYQTEENKTDLFKKLQTILSRTKLAPTAIVCYNDQLAIQLINFLNEIGLKVPDDISITGVDDYAFSRFIQPSLTTVRHPQEQMGLDAGKMIIDMVNKQKVQSKIYEPEFIIRNSVKKIN; encoded by the coding sequence ATGACAAAAAAATACGAACGAATAACACGCGATATTCGTGAAAAAATCTTATCAGAAGAGTATAAAATAAAAGAAAAATTACCGACAGAATCTGAACTGATGGAGATTTATCAAGTAAGTAGGTTCACCGTTAGACGAGCAATCGACGAACTTGAAAAAGATAATCTTGTTTACCGTATTCAAGGTGGGGGTATATTTGTAAATGACTGGAAAAGGCAACCAAAATCCTCTGACAAAAATAAAACAATTGGTCTAATTACAACTCATATATCTGATTACATTTTTCCTAATATTATCTCAGGTATTGATGAATATATATCAAAAAGTGGTCATTCTATACTTATCGCCAATACGAAAAACAACTCTGAAAAAGAACGGAAAAGCTTAACAAATCTATTATCTAACAACTTATCCGGTTTAATTATTGAGCCCACAAAAAGCGCATTGAACAATACAAACAAAAGTATATATGAGAATATTAAATCAATGGGCATACCCATGTTATTTATTAATGCAGTATACGATGACTTTGATACCCCTTATTTAATCATGGATGATGTCAAAGTTGGTGAGATGGTTACAAACTACTTATTCTCACAGGGGCATGAACATATTGTGGGAATATTTAAGGTCGATGATAAACAAGGTATTCAAAGGATGAATGGATTTATTAAGGCTTATCAAGAACACCCTAGTATTTCAAATATGGGTGATATTTTAATGTATCAAACAGAAGAAAATAAAACCGACCTGTTTAAAAAACTACAAACAATTCTTTCAAGAACGAAGTTAGCGCCAACAGCTATTGTTTGTTATAACGATCAATTAGCAATTCAGCTTATTAACTTTTTAAATGAGATTGGTTTAAAGGTTCCGGATGATATTTCGATTACCGGTGTTGATGATTATGCCTTTTCAAGATTTATCCAACCAAGTTTAACTACCGTTCGTCATCCCCAAGAGCAAATGGGGCTTGACGCCGGTAAAATGATTATTGATATGGTAAATAAGCAGAAGGTCCAATCAAAGATATATGAACCTGAATTCATTATTAGAAACTCCGTTAAGAAAATCAATTAA